A stretch of Caenibius tardaugens NBRC 16725 DNA encodes these proteins:
- a CDS encoding N-acyl-D-amino-acid deacylase family protein, with product MNDLLIKNGTVVDGTGAPAFRADVRVRDGVITEVGENLAAGGERVFDADGCYVTPGFIESHTHYDASMWWQPDLDPLPSYGATTMILGNCGFTMAPLHPSQQAREEVMGIFSFFEDIPLAPFKEFVSWDWNTWSEYRQSFEKRLQVPLNYASFVGHIPLRLAAMGMDAWDRAATPEEIAKMAELLDDALAAGALGLSDNLHDHDGDNRPVPTLLADDAEFTALFDVMDRYPHTCYQVIVDTFMRKTGPDSLKRLENLLKGRKIRVQIAGAIPTLEFQKDILPAMQASTQSMRDAGIDVWPGYAHVSPTNVLGIVKSLIYAQSNDYVWHEVVLAEDHDEKRRLLADPEWRARARNSWDNEAWPHSPLQNPQDLYLIDSENGTGPINITLKDYADSRGLHRSDAMAEWLLANGTFSTVHMAPFPKDEGLTIGLMKDPQSVGNISDAGAHLQMLCGGGENALLLTQYVREEKKLALEEAIHVMTGKLAEHFFLNDRGVIKPGKRADICVFNLDEIERRDMIKAWDMPDGKGGTSWRFTREAMPARLTLVNGVPTYENGAYTGNKPGKFLSPANENAALAAAAE from the coding sequence ATGAATGACTTGCTGATTAAGAACGGTACCGTTGTTGACGGAACCGGCGCCCCCGCGTTCCGTGCGGACGTTCGTGTGCGCGACGGCGTGATCACCGAAGTCGGTGAAAACCTTGCTGCCGGTGGCGAACGCGTTTTTGATGCCGATGGCTGCTACGTGACGCCCGGCTTCATCGAAAGCCACACCCACTATGACGCCAGCATGTGGTGGCAGCCCGATCTCGATCCGCTGCCCAGCTATGGCGCGACGACGATGATCCTCGGCAACTGCGGCTTCACCATGGCCCCGCTGCACCCGAGCCAGCAGGCCCGCGAAGAAGTGATGGGCATTTTCTCCTTCTTCGAAGATATCCCGCTTGCCCCGTTCAAGGAATTCGTCAGCTGGGACTGGAACACCTGGTCGGAATACCGCCAGTCGTTTGAAAAGCGCCTGCAGGTTCCGCTGAACTACGCCAGCTTCGTCGGCCACATCCCGCTGCGTCTCGCAGCCATGGGCATGGACGCCTGGGATCGCGCGGCGACCCCGGAAGAAATCGCGAAGATGGCCGAATTGCTGGACGATGCTCTGGCCGCTGGCGCGCTGGGCCTGTCGGACAACCTGCACGATCACGATGGCGACAACCGCCCCGTACCGACCCTGCTGGCGGACGATGCCGAATTCACGGCCCTGTTCGATGTCATGGATCGTTATCCGCACACCTGCTATCAGGTGATTGTCGACACATTCATGCGCAAGACTGGCCCTGACAGCCTCAAGCGTCTGGAAAACCTGCTGAAAGGCCGAAAAATTCGCGTGCAGATCGCAGGCGCCATCCCCACGCTCGAATTCCAGAAGGACATCCTTCCCGCGATGCAGGCCAGCACGCAGTCCATGCGCGATGCCGGCATCGACGTGTGGCCAGGCTATGCCCACGTTTCGCCGACGAACGTTCTGGGTATCGTCAAGTCGCTGATCTACGCACAGTCGAACGACTATGTCTGGCACGAAGTCGTGCTGGCCGAAGATCATGACGAGAAGCGCCGCCTGCTGGCCGATCCCGAATGGCGTGCCCGCGCACGCAACAGCTGGGATAACGAGGCATGGCCGCACTCGCCGCTGCAGAACCCCCAGGATCTCTACCTGATCGACAGCGAAAACGGCACCGGTCCGATCAACATCACGCTGAAGGACTATGCCGACAGCCGTGGCCTGCACCGCAGCGACGCGATGGCGGAATGGCTTCTGGCCAACGGCACCTTCTCGACCGTGCACATGGCGCCGTTCCCCAAGGACGAAGGCCTGACCATCGGCCTGATGAAAGACCCGCAGTCGGTCGGCAATATTTCCGATGCCGGTGCGCACTTGCAGATGCTGTGCGGTGGCGGCGAAAACGCCCTGCTCCTCACGCAGTATGTGCGCGAAGAGAAGAAACTTGCGCTGGAAGAAGCCATTCACGTGATGACCGGCAAGCTGGCTGAGCACTTCTTCCTGAATGATCGCGGCGTGATCAAACCGGGTAAGCGCGCCGATATCTGCGTGTTCAATCTCGATGAAATCGAACGTCGCGACATGATCAAGGCATGGGACATGCCCGATGGCAAGGGTGGCACCAGCTGGCGCTTCACCCGTGAAGCCATGCCTGCACGCCTTACTCTGGTGAACGGCGTGCCGACCTACGAAAACGGTGCCTACACCGGTAACAAGCCGGGCAAGTTCCTTTCTCCCGCCAACGAAAACGCCGCACTCGCGGCCGCAGCGGAGTAA
- a CDS encoding Coq4 family protein, translated as MATEAQVGAGEREYFNGAIRKVETDSSILVSSSKYLNSPELRALIAQEMLRRNGADLPNTAYIPEVVQILQNLEDMPRIMQLFEEEKARLPDFKAWLEGRNLANFTIEQVKDCKPGTLGALLHKFMVESGYELDIFYREVQVVNDFTFYLRQTALTHDIEHMITGFGPNHGGEVALLNANLHARSLYFHPELAAFFNRVQTYLKAKTIMKDGLHYPEAMVLNLEAEYRGAVQGRNWKVPLMVVDWRKYVDWQVEDIRKELNITPVIDDGIWDDTNKLVDEGHPEYLEAAE; from the coding sequence ATGGCTACTGAAGCACAAGTCGGCGCTGGCGAGCGCGAATATTTCAACGGCGCCATCCGCAAGGTCGAAACCGACAGTTCGATCCTCGTCAGCTCGTCGAAATATCTCAACAGCCCCGAACTGCGGGCACTGATCGCGCAGGAAATGCTCCGTCGCAACGGCGCTGACCTGCCGAACACGGCCTATATCCCCGAAGTGGTGCAAATTCTCCAGAATCTGGAAGACATGCCCCGCATCATGCAGCTGTTCGAAGAGGAAAAGGCCCGCCTGCCGGATTTCAAGGCATGGCTTGAAGGCCGCAATCTGGCGAACTTCACCATCGAACAGGTGAAAGATTGCAAGCCTGGTACGCTGGGCGCTCTGTTGCACAAGTTCATGGTCGAAAGCGGTTATGAACTCGATATCTTCTATCGCGAAGTGCAGGTGGTGAACGATTTCACCTTCTATCTGCGCCAGACCGCACTGACTCATGATATCGAGCACATGATCACCGGTTTTGGTCCGAACCATGGCGGTGAAGTGGCCCTGCTCAATGCGAACCTGCATGCGCGTTCGCTGTACTTCCATCCGGAACTGGCGGCGTTTTTCAATCGCGTTCAGACCTACCTAAAGGCGAAGACGATCATGAAGGACGGGTTGCATTACCCCGAAGCCATGGTTCTCAACCTTGAAGCGGAATATCGCGGTGCGGTTCAGGGGCGTAACTGGAAGGTGCCCCTGATGGTGGTCGACTGGCGCAAATACGTCGACTGGCAGGTCGAAGACATCCGCAAGGAACTGAATATCACCCCGGTCATCGATGATGGCATCTGGGACGATACCAATAAGCTGGTGGACGAAGGTCACCCGGAATATCTCGAAGCGGCTGAATAA